The following DNA comes from Cedecea neteri.
ACTGTTGGGTCAGCGGTCGGTGTGGCATTAGCCGCCACCGGTGGCGGCGACGGTTCTAACACCGGGACCACCACAACCACGACGACCAGCACCACCACCCGTTAACGTTTGGGTGTTTTTAACCATAACCACACTTCGGTGTGGTTATTTTAAACCGGGGAATCACCGTGCAGCGACTCGCAATACTCTTTGTCTGTCTGTTACTCCAGGCGTGCTCAGCGACCACCAGAGGGCTTGGCACCTCGCTTTGGAACAGTATTGCCGGAGGCGGAGGCGTACAGCTTACCGACGATGAAATTGCCGAGATGCGCTACGCGAGCCAATACATGAGCATCAACAACGGCCCGCAGCTGTTTGTGGTACTCGCTTATAACGAAGACGGCCAGCAGAAGTGGGTGACGCAGGACCGGTCGGTCATCGTCACGCAAAACGGCCGCATTGTGAAAACCTCCGGGCTACGGGACAACCTCACGGAAGTCACCAATCTGGCCAGCGACCCGCTGGCGAACGTGAAACAGATTCAGGATGGCGCGAGCTGGACCCGGCAGATGGCCTGGACTGAACACCAGCAGGTTCGCTACGCCACCGCAACGTCCACCTTTGAATTTGACGGTACCGACACGGTGAAACTCGGCAGTAGCGTGACCAAAGTGCGCGTGCTGGAAGAAGAGGTGACTGCGCTCGGGAAAAGCTGGACGAACCGCTATTGGATCGACGATGAAGGCCAAATCCGCAAATCAAAACAGTATCTTGGCCCTGGCTACTGGCCTATTACCACGCTTCTAGTGAAGGCGGCAAAACAATGAAAAAACTCCCCTTTACGTTGATGACTCTGCTTTTCGCCAGTGCCTTTTCCCATGCAGAAAGTACCGTGACGGTTTATGCCCAACCGCAAACGCAGCCGCGGGTGATTACCGATGCCGCACGGCTGGCGGACTTAGTGACTAACCCTGCATTAAGCCGCACCTGGTGGCCGGCGGCGGTGATTAGCACCCGGCAGGCAAGCGCTGCAGAAGAGCAAAAACACCAGCAGCTTCTGGCGCGCCTGGCTGAAGTGGCCGCAGACGAAGGTGGAGACGATGGGGCTGCCATCAACGGGCTGCGTCAGCAGCTCAGCGCCATGCACGTAACCGGGCGGCAGTTTGTCAATCTGGACCCCGATTGGGTTCGCCTTCGCCCACAGGCAAACGTACCGCTTCAGGGGGAGTACAGCCTGTGGACCGGGCCGCAGCCCACAACCATCACCCTGGTGGGATTAGTCAGCTCGCCTGGCGTGAAGCCTTTTACCCCCGGGCGCAGCGTGGATGACTATCTGGACGACGTCAGCCTGTTGAGCGGGGCTGAAAGGAGCTATGCCTGGGTGATTTACCCGGACGGCAAAATCGAAAAAGCGCCGGTCGCGTACTGGAATAAGCGCCATAGAGAACCGTCGCCAGGCAGCGTCATCTTTGTGGGTTTCTCCGACCACCTTTTCAGCTCCACCTTTGATGAGCTGAACCAGCAGATTCTTAATACCCTGACCCATCGGATACCGGATTAATGAAAAAACGTTACCTGTATAGTCTGATTGCGCTGGCGGTGACATCCGCCTGCCGCGCCGAAACGTATCCGGCACCCGTTGGCCCTTCTCAGGCGGATTTTGGCGGCGCGGGTTTGCTGCAAACGCCGACGGCACGTATGGCGCCTGAGGGCGAATTTAATCTCAACTACCGCGACAACGATCAGTACCGCTTTTACTCCGCCTCCATGCAGCTTTTCCCCTGGATGGAGGCCACGCTGCGCTATACCGACGTGCGCACACGTCACTACAGTAGCGTGAAGGCTTTCTCGGGTGACCAGACCTATAAAGACAAAGCGTTTGACGTGAAATTCCGTCTGTGGGAAGAGGGTTACTGGCTGCCTCAGGTCTCCGCCGGTATTCGTGATCTGGGCGGCACCGGGCTGTTTGACGGTGAATATGTGGTGGCGAGCAAAGCCTGGGGGCCGTTCGATTTCAGTCTCGGCATGGGCTGGGGATATTTAGGTACCAGCGGCAACATCAAAAACCCGCTCTGCGAATACAGCGACAAGTACTGCCACCGGGATAACAGTTACCAAATGGCGGGCTCCTTCAACTTTAGCGGCATGTTCCACGGCCCGACATCGCTGTTTGGCGGCGTGGAATACCAGACGCCGTGGCAGCCACTCAGGCTAAAAGTTGAGTATGAAGGCAACAACTACAGCCATGAGTTTGCAGGGAAAATAGACCAGCGCAGCAGCGTTAACGTCGGCGCTATCTACCGGGTGACCGACTGGGCCGACGTGAACATGAGCTACGAGCGCGGCAACACCTTTATGTTTGGCGTGACGCTCCGCACCAACTTCAACGACCTCAAGCCGGGGTACAACGATTCCCGTCGCCCAGAGTATCAGCCACATCCTCAGGACGAAATTCTGCAGCACAACGTGGTGGCTAACCAGCTGACCGACCTGAAATACAATGCTGGACTGATCAACCCGAATATTCAGGTCAAAGGTGACACGCTTTACGTCACGGGCGAGCAGGTGAAATACCGAAATTCCCGCGAAGGTATTGAACGTGCCAACCGCATCGTGATGAATGATCTGCCGGATAATATTCGCACCATCCGCATTACCGAAAGCCGGATTAATATGCCGCAGGTCACCACGGAAACGGACGTCGCCAGCTTGCGTCGACATCTCGAGGGTGAACCGCTGGGGCAAGAAACGACGCTGGTACAAAAACGCGTTGAGCCCGTGGTGCCAGAAAGCACCGAGCAGGGATATTACATCGAGAAGTCGCGCTTCAACTACTCGCTCGATCCGATTCTTAACCAGTCCATCGGTGGCCCGGAAAGCTTCTACATGTACCAGGTCGGGGTGATGGGGAACGTGGATTACTGGCTGACGGACCACCTGTTAACCAGCGGCAGCCTGTTTGCTAACGTCGCCAATAACTACGACAAATTTAACTACACCAACCCGCCAACGGATTCCACGCTGCCGCGCGTGCGTACCCACGTTCGCGAATATGTAGAAAACGATATTTACATCAACAACCTGCAGGCTAACTACTTCCAGTACTTCGGGCATGGGATCTACGGCCAGGTTTACGCGGGCTACCTGGAAACCATGTATGGCGGCGCGGGGGCGGAGCTGCTTTACCGCCCGGTGGACAGCAACTGGGCGATCGGCGTCAACGGCAACTACGTCAAACAGCGTGACTGGCGCAGTTCGCAGGACATGATGAAATTTACCGACTACAGCGCGAAGACCGGGCATATCACCGGCTACTGGACGCCACCGTTTGCTCAGGATGTGCTGGTTAAGCTCAGCATCGGCCAGTATCTGGCGCAGGATAAAGGCGGCACGCTGGAGATCTCCAAACACTTTGACAGCGGGATCGTGGTAGGCACCTACGCCACCATCACCAATGTGTCGAAGAAAGAGTACGGCGAAGGGGACTTCACCAAAGGTTTCTACATCAATGTGCCGCTGGATATCTTCTCGGCTTACCCGACCCGCAGCCGGGCACAGGTAACCTGGACACCGCTGACGCGTGACGGCGGGCAGATGCTGGGCCGTAAGTTTGACCTGTACGGGGTGACCAGCGACCGCAGCGAAAATTTCCGTTAGTGAAAGTAAGTAAATAAACTAGATCAAGATCACATTCTGGACGTATAACAGCCTCTCAAGACCACAATAATAATGAGGGGCCGTTATGCCTGCG
Coding sequences within:
- a CDS encoding YjbF family lipoprotein, with the protein product MQRLAILFVCLLLQACSATTRGLGTSLWNSIAGGGGVQLTDDEIAEMRYASQYMSINNGPQLFVVLAYNEDGQQKWVTQDRSVIVTQNGRIVKTSGLRDNLTEVTNLASDPLANVKQIQDGASWTRQMAWTEHQQVRYATATSTFEFDGTDTVKLGSSVTKVRVLEEEVTALGKSWTNRYWIDDEGQIRKSKQYLGPGYWPITTLLVKAAKQ
- a CDS encoding capsule biosynthesis GfcC family protein, which gives rise to MKKLPFTLMTLLFASAFSHAESTVTVYAQPQTQPRVITDAARLADLVTNPALSRTWWPAAVISTRQASAAEEQKHQQLLARLAEVAADEGGDDGAAINGLRQQLSAMHVTGRQFVNLDPDWVRLRPQANVPLQGEYSLWTGPQPTTITLVGLVSSPGVKPFTPGRSVDDYLDDVSLLSGAERSYAWVIYPDGKIEKAPVAYWNKRHREPSPGSVIFVGFSDHLFSSTFDELNQQILNTLTHRIPD
- a CDS encoding YjbH domain-containing protein; the protein is MKKRYLYSLIALAVTSACRAETYPAPVGPSQADFGGAGLLQTPTARMAPEGEFNLNYRDNDQYRFYSASMQLFPWMEATLRYTDVRTRHYSSVKAFSGDQTYKDKAFDVKFRLWEEGYWLPQVSAGIRDLGGTGLFDGEYVVASKAWGPFDFSLGMGWGYLGTSGNIKNPLCEYSDKYCHRDNSYQMAGSFNFSGMFHGPTSLFGGVEYQTPWQPLRLKVEYEGNNYSHEFAGKIDQRSSVNVGAIYRVTDWADVNMSYERGNTFMFGVTLRTNFNDLKPGYNDSRRPEYQPHPQDEILQHNVVANQLTDLKYNAGLINPNIQVKGDTLYVTGEQVKYRNSREGIERANRIVMNDLPDNIRTIRITESRINMPQVTTETDVASLRRHLEGEPLGQETTLVQKRVEPVVPESTEQGYYIEKSRFNYSLDPILNQSIGGPESFYMYQVGVMGNVDYWLTDHLLTSGSLFANVANNYDKFNYTNPPTDSTLPRVRTHVREYVENDIYINNLQANYFQYFGHGIYGQVYAGYLETMYGGAGAELLYRPVDSNWAIGVNGNYVKQRDWRSSQDMMKFTDYSAKTGHITGYWTPPFAQDVLVKLSIGQYLAQDKGGTLEISKHFDSGIVVGTYATITNVSKKEYGEGDFTKGFYINVPLDIFSAYPTRSRAQVTWTPLTRDGGQMLGRKFDLYGVTSDRSENFR